The Panthera leo isolate Ple1 chromosome C2, P.leo_Ple1_pat1.1, whole genome shotgun sequence genome window below encodes:
- the TFF1 gene encoding trefoil factor 1, with protein MEPRVLCVLLLVSTLALSSLAQGQLETCVVDPHKRKNCGSPGITPSQCKDKGCCFDDTVRGVPWCFFPVAVDNPPEEECSF; from the exons ATGGAGCCCAGGGTTCTCTGCGTCCTGCTGTTGGTGTCCACACTGGCCCTCAGTTCCTTGGCCCAGGGCCAGCTGG AGACGTGCGTCGTGGATCCTCACAAGAGGAAGAACTGTGGCTCCCCGGGAATCACGCCCTCCCAGTGCAAAGATAAGGGCTGCTGCTTCGACGACACTGTGCGTGGAGTCCCGTGGTGCTTCTTCCCCGTGGCCGTGGACAACCCGCCCGAAG AGGAGTGCTCCTTCTAG
- the TMPRSS3 gene encoding transmembrane protease serine 3: MGENDPPAAEAPFSFRSLFGLDDLKISPVAPDADAVAAQILSLLPLKFFPIIVIGIIALILALAIGLGIHFDCSGKYRCRSSFKCIELTARCDGVSDCRDGEDEYRCVRVSGRNAVLQVFTAAAWRTVCSDDWRGHHANVACAQLGFPSYVSSDALRVDLVEERLQGDFASINHLLPDDKVTALHHSVYVREECASGHVVALKCMACGLRMGYSSRIVGGNVSSLAQWPWQASLQFQGYHLCGGSVITPVWVVTAAHCVHDLYIPKSWTIQVGLVSLLDSPAPSHLVEKIIYHSKYKPKRLGNDIALMKLAGPLTFNEMIQPVCLPNSEEQFPDGKMCWTSGWGATEDGGDASPVLNHAAVPLLSNKICNHRDVYGGIVSPSMLCAGYLKGGVDSCQGDSGGPLVCQERRVWKLVGATSFGIGCADVNKPGVYTRITSFLDWIHEQLERDLKT, translated from the exons GGAAAATGACCCACCCGCGGCTGAGGCCCCCTTCTCCTTCAGATCGCTTTTTGGACTTGACGATTTGAAAATAAGTCCTGTAGCACCAG ATGCGGACGCGGTCGCGGCACAGATACTGTCCCTCCTGCCGTTGAAGTTCTTTCCAATCATCGTCATCGGGATCATTGCACTGATATTAGCACTGGCCATTGGTCTGGGCA TCCACTTCGATTGTTCCGGAAAGTACAGGTGTCGCTCCTCTTTCAAGTGTATTGAACTGACAGCTCGATGTGACGGGGTCTCGGACTGCAGGGATGGGGAGGACGAGTACCGCTGCG TCCGCGTGAGCGGCCGGAACGCGGTGCTGCAGGTCTTCACGGCTGCCGCCTGGAGGACCGTGTGCTCTGACGACTGGAGGGGTCACCACGCTAACGTCGCCTGTGCCCAGCTGGGGTTTCCAAG CTACGTGAGTTCAGACGCCCTGAGGGTGGACTTAGTGGAAGAGCGGCTGCAGGGGGACTTCGCTTCCATCAATCACCTGCTGCCGGACGACAAGGTGACGGCTCTCCACCACTCGGTGTACGTGAG GGAGGAATGTGCCTCGGGTCACGTGGTTGCCTTGAAGTGCATGG CCTGCGGTCTGAGAATGGGCTACAGCTCGCGCATCGTGGGTGGAAACGTGTCCTCGCTCGCGCAGTGGCCGTGGCAGGCCAGCCTCCAGTTCCAGGGCTACCACTTGTGTGGGGGCTCTGTCATCACGCCCGTGTGGGTGGTCACCGCTGCCCACTGCGTCCACGA CCTGTACATCCCCAAGTCGTGGACCATCCAGGTGGGCCTGGTTTCCCTGCTCGACAGTCCGGCCCCTTCCCACCTGGTGGAAAAGATCATCTACCACAGCAAGTACAAGCCCAAGAGGCTGGGCAATGACATTGCCCTCATGAAGCTGGCCGGGCCGCTCACCTTCAACG AGATGATCCAGCCAGTGTGTCTGCCCAACTCCGAGGAACAGTTCCCTGATGGAAAAATGTGCTGGACGTCAGGATGGGGGGCCACAGAGGATGGAG GCGATGCGTCCCCGGTCCTCAACCACGCAGCCGTGCCTTTACTCTCCAACAAGATCTGCAACCACAGAGATGTGTACGGAGGCATCGTCTCCCCCTCCATGCTCTGCGCCGGCTACCTGAAGGGTGGTGTGGACAGCTGCCAG GGAGACAGCGGGGGACCGCTGGTGTGTCAGGAGAGGAGGGTGTGGAAGTTGGTGGGAGCGACAAGCTTTGGCATCGGCTGTGCCGACGTGAACAAGCCCGGCGTCTACACGCGCATCACCTCCTTCCTGGACTGGATCCACGAGCAGTTGGAG AGGGACCTGAAAACCTGA